The following are encoded together in the Malaya genurostris strain Urasoe2022 chromosome 3, Malgen_1.1, whole genome shotgun sequence genome:
- the LOC131433818 gene encoding uncharacterized protein LOC131433818: protein MDDEEDPTATPTISSDENITKPVSTSSSQSSCSTEINVSENCNEVDPATINPNQTSNEPEKNVSPLHIQPTDSNRSPQFDRKSLAREENVIEATVDTHPEKRPLEQKDELADSTTNTDEETTKCDELVPEQELLPVQDTGTSGDNSLLLEISKSNEEESKEQTIKHKSNGNLSAERIKTGNSNSVSCLDKSLEGSTQDLSQESNEVDSPRTNDYDDDKHDSEMEVPFSEKHHNMMDEEREHIGEGEHQFDENSANETECHIGKQDTMLDYSSDEKHSDNKQPDTFEIKNNCTTTELHVNGEVSNDAGHTSDEIMEDINTMSLKRPRSVSPAYSNKSDIQEPSNKLLKKTDETSLLGTETSDVVHRTDPETVQQIRCSTELIESNERLNQSIDSGKSSLEDSNEPEEEAAPSPSTESVLSQVKSQPDLPSAIESTIEDDDLDDDKSSTSSSSSSSSSSSDSDSSDDEVKEDEGGEAGEDKSDIQVQNKLPLEELEQTTSEQIPLAPQESDCNNIASTEAEPDDDRSRSRLNLDESCSLSSGEYEEPEDELEEAAENENGAKITKSEGLKLSISLKRPVVEGNSTPLMDERLPPVVVPMPVDFSNFLNLDKIFGERSELIKIDYNSKPPVHNISDQVQEMETNIHTAETIPAASYSLLGNQLKTNYVGINSADFVGDESSDTLDEDNRLVIAEKQRRGKKKDNSPTKQPHMQLQEPWNPIGYQLPVIRPGTATKSTAKRSYQQRPQQSLMKTMLASSKISQPHLPIPPALPPQTVSDQQTPLQQPVAPHQPEKKKDKKKVFLCSPCGIHFENWNLFKHMREVHKKYICLYCLGIFQSAERLVTHLDAKHQVRRKHFATIHEYQQQQTMDIGKALYLMCARCEHIFEKTSPGDEQSIVQHDCANYLDKCNNCGGLKQSKHKCEKKVNLLASTHNAGNNISSVGNMNSSVKLNINNYDNRTSGSSTAVMFNYDNQPNSNANHNKQNQMNVFTGHPTHQSNRKPPSKKARINQKQPLVDLNAKLLHPSSDQQAEPTHGMELMDRNFISPILQSRLMKPLDSITTLSCPTELFQPQSSLQKSLDHHPSKQWQDKTKIPKLSFNQTTTISTIPASLLNVTETPTELPPVPELPPHDEIVSRPPLVPKLKVKIPKQFCTPIESEDSTTESDGNEVDDDDDDDDDEVNEEEDSGETEVEQTPILAENSLQQAPVEHPKDAGTSTNRRVEDDVKLDPVEMDIEEEGERQPVNLPPEMGPAPMPLQHRTESDNFDLSQSKTVDEIQQSASSVQNHLSLAEPTDSESAVKHESPSDGIVIADEDSQLFELTLDEPLDKIHIRDFVKICLRSTIPFCLYCNHARRIAVNGKYLALHLIATHRFQATVNSITAEELLPATIVLRFKSSLEELESLFFNLETFDSSWTAEQKAVTYAKQFECFQCRFITTIHKELYLHNRKMHQKSVLICLMCRANFFSYSELLCHMCPGAPNQLGILDYTFRCSLCSIDGIPSAFRLMVHLRKRHFACDVCLEQCAEQGALSNHVWKHKLHHLCYRCGIAYRNKADILKHLFWKHGTEGVMCKRCLQKKWPHVYHFCVPPAQFICDVCQMGFRKSLALKVHQRLHNGEEKYPCTEDGCEKKFISKKLLLKHVQRHYEPVPPPLLSPKVSDPTPEPESVPKPKIEVQENPVADTTPLNDEPSSGRVKMEVKEEKNDAELKESAITPRKKKKKRSKDDNEKPLTDLINLPALNLSESDSSDNSDAENSNSSSKKFTSALATLSETSDDEGILTLKKEESKAAEATENQTQSGTDQVLVIWNNLKNSQASITSRRSSLVEDIGEEQFIEKLLKTKILHVSQSDHDYCRMMKKVYPQVKAEAACETIVIDDDGNLESVKKQESLLKTSVQGGHSKKQKSPRKRKPSKSGSDSSSSGSGSDSDSSCECGSNCSCSSSSSGSSSSSSNDSDTSDENAAKNKIKEVADRLGEVKEEQQKAEEPPDETVKPTEPIDPDTIIHESDLETDESDTDEEFYDDHPQKLANQMLAEKRRQLLQQTCMSPMNSYGIVENSRPSTPSLPPEELDVKKKVKLKKRKRERKISKKTSPQMAPKSQVNIPPQLNLNQVDQFPSRPMHQAPPLSAPPMFHPLESPKITSSDHSAPSTPSVVSGLKSSSKILSPRLSTGHSSESDAPLKRSQRSRKPNKFYGYTSDDELPSAQTPLSSKNPEKSILSVMKPTPPPNLVWSKDDLPSPPIVKSRTPKLKQSEHHTPVTSRVLPPVITPVQQPPQVVTTRIPQAPVHHIHASPIGTPHQADADSDSSQEGVLQISQKSLNATTPHRPLPPLPKLKLSISKKTPARGTQKKTPGSRKRAATKSKTPKSAPPTMPAVTARALTSDLAKPAIVTAPPFEPPIVDTRIPKVPPLGSFPSITTEFFPPNQIRIPAGWRPPREGESVYCYCRCPYDEVSEMIACDGDNCRIEWFHFECVGIIMPPKGKWFCPECKMKQQGSGTEPTPFSIGTGSSTAAIIPAAATLGGGSTRMMQ from the exons ATGGACGATGAAGAAGATCCGACAGCGACTCCAACAATCAGCTCAGATGAAAACATTACGAAGCCGGTTTCGACATCTTCCTCACAGTCATCATGTTCAACCGAAATCAATGTAAGCGAAAATTGTAATGAAGTAGACCCTGCTACAATAAACCCTAACCAAACTAGTAACGAACCTGAAAAGAATGTATCTCCTCTACACATTCAACCTACTGATAGCAACAGAAGTCCCCAGTTTGATCGAAAGTCCCTAGCGAGGGAGGAAAATGTCATTGAGGCTACTGTAGATACACACCCCGAAAAACGACCGCTAGAACAAAAGGATGAACTAGCGGATAGCACTACAAATACAGATGAAGAAACGACAAAATGCGATGAATTGGTTCCCGAGCAGGAACTGTTACCAGTGCAGGACACAGGTACTTCTGGAGATAATTCTCTACTACTAGAAATAAGTAAGAGTAATGAAGAGGAGAGTAAAGAGCAGACGATAAAACATAAATCAAATGGAAATTTATCAGCGGAACGAATTAAAACAGGGAACAGCAATTCTGTAAGTTGTCTTGACAAAAGCCTGGAAGGTAGTACACAGGATTTATCTCAAGAAAGTAATGAAGTTGATTCACCGCGAACAAACGATTACGATGACGATAAACATGATTCTGAAATGGAAGTACCGTTCAGTGAGAAGCACCACAACATGATGGACGAAGAAAGAGAGCACATTGGTGAGGGTGAACATCAGTTCGATGAAAATTCGGCGAATGAGACAGAATGTCACATAGGAAAACAAGATACAATGTTGGATTACTCTAGCGACGAGAAGCACAGTGACAACAAGCAACCGGACACATTCGAAATCAAGAATAATTGCACAACAACGG AACTACACGTAAATGGAGAAGTTTCAAACGACGCGGGGCACACATCCGATGAAATCATGGAAGATATCAATACAATGTCACTCAAACGACCGCGCTCTGTGAGCCCTGCGTACTCGAACAAGAGTGATATTCAGGAACCTTCCAATAAGCTACTGAAGAAGACAGATGAGACGTCACTCCTCGGTACGGAAACTTCTGATGTAGTGCATCGCACAGATCCGGAAACTGTTCAGCAAATTCGGTGCAGTACAGAGTTGATCGAAAGCAATGAACGTTTAAACCAATCGATTGATTCGGGAAAATCTTCTTTAGAAGACAGCAATGAACCGGAGGAAGAAGCGGCTCCTTCGCCCAGTACGGAAAGTGTGTTGTCACAAGTGAAATCACAACCCGATTTACCATCGGCGATAGAAAGTACAATTGAGGACGATGATTTGGATGATGACAAATCGAGCACTTCGAGTTCATCTAGTTCATCAAGTTCTAGTTCGGATTCCGATAGCTCCGATGATGAAGTCAAGGAAGATGAGGGAGGCGAAGCTGGAGAGGATAAATCGGACAttcaagtacagaacaagttaccGCTGGAGGAACTGGAGCAAACTACTTCCGAACAAATACCACTGGCTCCGCAAGAGAGTGATTGTAATAATATTGCATCAACGGAAGCTGAGCCAGATGACGATAGAAGTCGGTCTCGATTGAACTTGGACGAATCGTGTTCCCTTAGTTCTGGAGAATACGAGGAACCGGAAGATGAACTGGAAGAAGCTGCTGAAAATGAAAACGgtgcaaaaattacaaaaagcgaAGGGCTGAAActgtcgatttcgctaaaacggCCCGTAGTGGAAGGCAATTCTACCCCTTTGATGGATGAACGCTTGCCACCAGTCGTTGTACCTATGCCAGTGGATTTTAGTAACTTTTTAAATTTAGATAAGATATTCGGTGAGCGATCAGAGCTTATAAAAATCGATTACAATAGTAAACCTCCAGTGCACAACATTAGCGATCAGGTACAAGAAATGGAAACAAATATACATACCGCGGAAACCATTCCAGCTGCAAGCTACAGTTTACTGGGTAACCAACTTAAAACCAACTACGTTGGTATCAATTCCGCGGATTTCGTAGGAGACGAATCGTCAGATACATTAGATGAAGACAATAGGCTGGTGATTGCTGAGAAGCAACGACGAGGAAAGAAAAAAGACAATTCTCCCACCAAGCAGCCACATATGCAGTTACAGGAGCCCTGGAATCCGATCGGTTATCAACTGCCAGTGATACGACCTGGAACGGCAACTAAAAGTACTGCTAAACGATCATATCAACAACGGCCGCAACAATCGCTTATGAAAACGATGCTCGCAAGCAGTAAAATTTCACAACCGCATTTACCTATACCTCCTGCACTTCCCCCACAAACAGTGTCCGACCAGCAAACTCCACTACAGCAGCCAGTTGCTCCTCATCAACCGGAGAAGAAAAAAGACAAGAAAAAGGTTTTTCTATGCTCACCCTGCGGGATCCATTTCGAAAATTGGAACTTGTTCAAGCACATGCGTGAAGTGCACAAGAAATACATCTGCTTGTACTGTTTGGGGATATTCCAATCCGCCGAGAGACTGGTCACACATCTGGATGCTAAACATCAGGTGCGAAGGAAGCATTTTGCTACTATTCATGAGTACCAGCAGCAGCAAACCATGGACATTGGTAAAGCACTCTATCTTATGTGCGCTCGATGTGAGCACATATTCGAGAAGACCTCACCAGGTGATGAACAGTCTATTGTGCAACACGATTGTGCTAATTATTTAGACAAATGTAACAACTGCGGCGGCCTGAAACAATCCAAACATAAGTGTGAAAAGAAGGTGAACCTGCTGGCAAGTACTCATAACGCCGGCAACAATATTAGTTCGGTTGGCAATATGAATAGTAGCGTTAAACTTAACATTAACAACTACGATAATAGAACTAGTGGTAGTTCGACGGCTGTGATGTTTAATTATGATAATCAACCGAATAGTAACGCTAACCACAATAAGCAGAATCAGATGAATGTGTTTACCGGTCACCCGACGCATCAGAGTAATCGGAAACCTCCTAGCAAGAAAGCAAGAATCAACCAGAAGCAACCACTGGTAGATTTAAATGCAAAACTTTTGCATCCATCCAGTGATCAGCAAGCAGAACCAACTCATGGAATGGAACTCATGGACCGGAACTTTATCAGTCCCATTCTTCAGTCTAGATTGATGAAACCTCTCGATTCGATCACTACGCTTTCTTGTCCAACCGAACTGTTTCAACCGCAATCCAGTTTACAAAAATCACTGGATCACCATCCGTCGAAGCAGTGGcaagacaaaacaaaaattcctAAGCTTAGTTTCAATCAAACCACGACGATTTCCACCATACCCGCTAGTTTACTGAACGTGACCGAAACCCCTACGGAGCTCCCACCAGTACCGGAGTTGCCGCCCCATGATGAAATAGTTTCGCGACCCCCTTTGGTGCCGAAGCTCAAAGTAAAGATTCCGAAGCAGTTCTGTACCCCCATTGAAAGCGAAGACTCCACCACGGAGAGCGATGGCAACGAGgtggacgatgacgacgacgacgacgacgacgaagtcAACGAAGAAGAGGATAGTGGAGAGACCGAAGTGGAACAGACTCCGATTCTGGCAGAG AATTCGTTGCAGCAAGCACCGGTAGAACATCCTAAGGACGCAGGAACTTCAACAAACCGCCGTGTGGAAGATGACGTTAAACTAGATCCTGTCGAAATGGACATTGAGGAAGAAGGTGAAAGACAGCCTGTAAATTTGCCACCGGAAATGGGTCCTGCTCCGATGCCACTGCAACATCGAACGGAGAGCGACAATTTCGACTTGTCGCAATCGAAGACCgtggatgaaattcagcaatCCGCGTCATCTGTTCAAAATCATTTAAGTTTAGCAGAACCAACGGATTCTGAATCGGCAGTGAAACATGAATCTCCTTCGGATGGCATCGTTATAGCAGATGAAGATTCCCAGTTGTTTGAACTAACGCTGGACGAACCGTTAGATAAGATTCATATACGAGACTTTGTTAAAATATGTCTTCGATCTACTATTCCTTTCTGTTTATACTGCAATCACGCGAGGCGGATTGCTGTCAATGGAAAATATCTTGCCTTGCATTTGATAGCAACTCACCGTTTTCAAGCGACCGTGAACAGTATAACGGCCGAGGAATTATTGCCGGCAACGATAGTATTGCGATTTAAATCCAGTTTGGAAGAGTTGGAATCGTTGTTCTTCAACTTGGAAACGTTCGATAGCAGTTGGACAGCGGAACAGAAAGCAGTGACATACGCAAAGCAATTCGAGTGTTTCCAGTGTCGTTTCATAACAACAATTCACAAGGAACTGTACCTGCACAATCGGAAAATGCATCAGAAGTCAGTGCTAATTTGTTTGATGTGTCGCGCTAATTTCTTCAGTTACAGTGAGCTACTCTGTCATATGTGTCCGGGAGCACCGAATCAGTTGGGTATTCTCGATTACACGTTCCGTTGCAGTCTGTGTAGTATTGACGGAATTCCGTCCGCTTTCCGATTGATGGTACATTTGAGAAAACGACATTTCGCGTGCGATGTATGTTTGGAACAATGCGCAGAGCAGGGTGCGTTGTCGAATCACGTGTGGAAACATAAGTTGCATCATCTTTGCTACCGATGCGGAATCGCGTACCGGAACAAAGCAGACATTCTCAAACACCTATTCTGGAAGCATGGAACCGAGGGAGTTATGTGTAAACGATGTTTGCAAAAGAAATGGCCCCATGTCTATCATTTCTGTGTACCACCGGCACAGTTTATATGCGATGTATGTCAAATGGGTTTCCGAAAATCGCTGGCCCTGAAGGTGCATCAGAGGTTACACAATGGAGAGGAAAAATATCCGTGCACTGAAGATGGGTGTGAAAAGAAGTTTATTTCTAAAAAGTTACTATTGAAACATGTGCAGCGACATTACGAACCAGTACCACCGCCACTTTTGTCGCCTAAAGTTAGTGATCCaacaccggaaccggaatcAGTTCCAAAACCGAAGATTGAAGTACAGGAAAATCCTGTCGCAGACACTACACCGTTGAACGATGAACCTAGCAGTGGCAGGGTGAAAATGGAAGTTAAAGAAGAAAAGAATGATGCGGAACTGAAGGAATCTGCAATTACTCCaaggaaaaaaaagaagaagcgGTCCAAAGACGATAACGAAAAACCGTTAACTGATTTGATTAATCTGCCAGCTTTGAATCTCTCGGAAAGCGATAGTAGCGACAACTCGGATGCAGAAAATTCTAACTCGAGCAGTAAGAAATTCACATCAGCGTTAGCAACTCTCAGTGAGACTTCGGACGATGAAGGTATTTTGACTTTGAAAAAGGAAGAATCGAAAGCGGCGGAAGCTACTGAAAATCAAACACAGTCTGGTACGGATCAGGTTTTAGTTATTtggaataatttgaaaaatagtcAAGCCAGCATAACTAGTAGGAGGTCGTCACTGGTTGAAGACATAGGCGAGGAACAGTTCATTGAGAAATTACTTAAAACAAAAATCTTACACGTTTCCCAATCGGATCACGACTACTGTCGCatgatgaaaaaagtttaccCCCAGGTAAAAGCGGAAGCGGCCTGCGAAACAATTGTCATCGATGACGATGGGAACTTGGAAAGTGTGAAAAAACAGGAGTCGCTTCTGAAAACTTCTGTTCAGGGCGGTCATTCGAAGAAACAGAAATCTCCGCGGAAACGAAAGCCATCTAAAAGTGGTTCGGATTCATCTTCCAGTGGCAGTGGAAGTGATTCGGACTCCAGCTGCGAATGTGGTTCCAACTGTAGCTGTAGTTCAAGTAGTTCTGGAAGCAGTAGCTCGTCTTCGAATGATTCAGACACGTCGGATGAAAATGCtgccaaaaataaaattaaagaagTTGCGGATAGGCTTGGAGAAGTGAAGGAAGAACAACAGAAAGCAGAGGAACCACCGGATGAAACCGTGAAACCAACTGAACCCATAGATCCTGATACTATCATACATGAATCCGATTTAGAGACAGATGAGTCAGATACGGATGAGGAGTTTTACGATGATCACCCACAGAAACTAGCTAATcaaatgcttgccgaaaagagaAGACAGCTTCTACAACAGACTTGTATGAGTCCAATGAACAGTTACGGCATAGTTGAGAATAGTCGGCCATCCACACCGTCTCTGCCACCGGAAGAATTGGATGTGAAGAAAAAAGTAAAGCTAAAGAAGAGAAAGCGCGAACGGAAGATCTCCAAAAAAACGTCACCGCAGATGGCTCCGAAATCCCAGGTGAACATTCCTCCTCAGCTGAATTTAAATCAAGTCGATCAGTTTCCATCTCGTCCAATGCATCAAGCACCGCCACTGAGCGCACCGCCTATGTTCCATCCGTTGGAAAGTCCTAAAATTACATCATCGGACCATTCTGCTCCCAGCACACCGTCAGTTGTTTCAGGCTTAAAGTCTTCTTCCAAGATTTTATCTCCACGCCTCAGCACAGGACACAGTTCGGAGTCGGACGCTCCACTGAAACGATCTCAACGAAGTCGTAAACCGAACAAATTTTACGGTTATACCAGTGACGACGAACTACCATCTGCACAAACGCCGCTGTCTTCAAAGAATCCCGAAAAGTCAATCCTTTCCGTTATGAAACCAACACCTCCTCCCAATTTAGTTTGGAGCAAAGATGATCTACCGTCTCCGCCGATAGTGAAAAGTAGAACTCCCAAGCTCAAGCAATCAGAACATCATACCCCGGTTACCAGTCGTGTACTGCCTCCTGTAATCACTCCAGTTCAACAGCCTCCCCAAGTTGTAACCACACGCATCCCTCAAGCTCCTGTGCACCACATACATGCGAGTCCGATAGGTACTCCACATCAAGCCGACGCCGACAGTGATTCCAGTCAGGAAGGCGTTCTACAAATAAGCCAGAAATCGTTAAATGCTACTACCCCACACCGGCCGTTGCCACCGCTACCAAAGTTGAAACTGTCCATTTCCAAGAAAACACCCGCTCGAGGGACCCAGAAAAAAACACCAGGATCACGAAAACGAGCGGCTACCAAATCGAAAACCCCTAAATCAGCGCCGCCAACTATGCCAGCAGTCACCGCTCGGGCGCTTACTTCGGATTTAGCCAAACCAGCAATAGTCACCGCTCCGCCTTTCGAGCCACCAATTGTGGACACGAGAATACCGAAGGTCCCACCGCTGGGATCGTTCCCTAGTATTACCACAGAGTTCTTCCCACCCAACCAGATTCGCATACCTGCCGGATGGCGTCCTCCACGCGAAGGTGAATCCGTCTACTGCTACTGTCGCTGCCCGTATGATGAGGTGTCAGAAATGATCGCCTGCGACGGGGACAATTGCCGCATCGAATGGTTCCACTTTGAGTGCGTCGGGATAATAATGCCCCCGAAAGGCAAATGGTTTTGTCCGGAGTGTAAAATGAAACAGCAAGGAAGCGGTACCGAACCAACGCCCTTCTCCATTGGGACGGGATCATCAACGGCTGCGATTATACCAGCGGCCGCTACCCTCGGCGGTGGTTCCACTCGCATGATGCAATGA
- the LOC131437385 gene encoding uncharacterized protein LOC131437385, producing the protein MGKTKFDRNWMTLVDPNGQLFSDYIIYDEENQSTLFKVYCRICNRKKITFDNRGISALKDHARSAKHKGLANINSMPQQLRLKATREASVKQNEPGTKPAKEANTIRLYATNEQILEKELIWTIHAVLKNESFNSAGKDDKILRLIAPNDLKGFNLNRQKMTHFVNEAIGPYFKDLFLNDVKGKYFSLLFDECEASNKLKELGILIKYHSPKLERLISFHLESKFIGKATAEVLLLHVNDALRNNNMSTDFLVMVGHDGPNVNKSFSRKLNNELIRERGYGLIYNNSCIIHTIHNAFRYSVKKFGYDVSDLAKYLFYYFEVPAKWENFHKNCNKKPKRFQKHIETRWASLGAAASTILANFDQLKQLKLNIQKMNKHSFYEKEILKLLTLPDIKEQIMFIIEITQEAESLIKFLETNDFILFDVYDKINKFIAMFLTRFYDPEKIAIALDEKRLQEDDLLSDEDVIIYKSVCDGAGNTVQWPTFKQRVKKHYFTFVNYLFEKKILCNFLKLVSFMKPQKIKDGQSFQQLVELAELVNFHLDKTKIYEEVVLASVFFSGQNFDCMLSDLEFYKLLFQQSCCQELQKLFDICSCVSHSNAEIERRFSHSKILMSDGRSRLGENTFNNAKNIINGMLFFDNMVTNFVCDKNLILKAKFARQAYEAKMDKKRNEEENAQRKQDEEEKKDIQSKIRQQEKALSQKAKAKQEAMNLIEREIKKIKSDHPDVAYLKILLSEKEKLAEQEDIEAKKLVSLKSV; encoded by the exons ATGG GGAAAACTAAATTTGATCGGAACTGGATGACGTTGGTGGATCCCAACGGACAACTTTTCTCCGATTACATCATATACGACGAAGAAAACCAAAGTACACTTTTTAAAGTGTACTGTCGTATTTGCAACCGTAAGAAAATCACGTTCGATAATCGAGGAATCTCTGCTTTGAAAGATCATGCTCGAAGTGCTAAACATAAAGGATTAGCCAATATAAACTCGATGCCTCAGCAGTTACGGTTGAAAGCAACAAGAGAAGCTTCTGTTAAACAAAATGAACCTGGCACTAAACCTGCTAAAGAG GCAAATACAATTCGGCTCTATGCTACTAACGAGCAAATATTGGAGAAGGAATTGATTTGGACGATACACGCTGTTTTGAAAAACGAGTCCTTCAATTCCGCCGGAAAGGACGATAAGATCTTGCGACTCATCGCACCAAACGACCTTAAAGGGTTCAATCTGAATCGGCAGAAGATGACTCATTTTGTTAATGAAGCTATAGGACCATATTTCAAAGACCTTTTCTTAAATGATGTCAAAGGGAAATACTTTTCGCTTCTGTTCGATGAATGTGAAGCCAGCAATAAGTTAAAGGAGCTTGGAATATTGATAAAGTACCATTCACCGAAGCTCGAAAGGCTTATTAGTTTCCATCTCGAAAGCAAATTCATAGGTAAAGCTACAGCGGAAGTATTACTGTTGCACGTAAATGATGCTCTACGTAACAATAATATGAGTACAGACTTCTTAGTTATGGTTGGGCATGATGGACCAAATGTAAATAAATCTTTTTCAAGAAAGTTGAACAACGAGTTAATCAGAGAACGTGGGTACGGATTAATCTATAACAAttcttgcataatacataccatACACAATGCTTTCCG CTATTCGGTTAAGAAGTTCGGATATGATGTCTCGGATCTTGCAAAATACTTATTTTATTACTTCGAGGTTCCTGCAAAATGGGAAAACTTTCATAAAAATTGCAACAAGAAACCTAAACGTTTTCAAAAACACATCGAGACGCGATGGGCATCTCTTGGAGCAGCTGCGTCGACTATACTTGCAAATTTTGATCAACTTAAACAACTCAAgctaaatattcaaaaaatgaatAAGCACAGTTTCTATGagaaagaaattttgaaattacttaCCCTTCCTGATATAAAAGAACAGATAATGTTCATTATTGAAATAACGCAAGAAGCAGAATCATtgataaaatttttggaaacaaaTGATTTTATATTGTTTGATGTTTACGATAAGATTAATAAGTTTATCGCAATGTTTTTGACGAGATTCTACGATCCCGAAAAAATAGCAATTGCGCTGGATGAAAAAAGGTTACAGGAGGATGATCTCTTGAGCGACGAAGATGTTATTATTTACAAATCGGTTTGTGATGGTGCTGGAAATACCGTACAGTGGCCTACATTCAAACAACGCGTCAAGAAACATTATTTCACATTtgtaaattatttgttcgaaaaaaaaattctttgcaattttttgaagcttgttagttttatgaaaccccaaaaaattaaagatgggcaatcgtttcagcaattggtcgagctggccgaattggtgaatttccaccttgacaaaaccaaaatttacgAGGAGGTGGTTCTGGCAAgtgttttcttcagtggacaaaactTCGATTGTATGCTCTCCGACCTCGAGTTCTACAAATTGCTATTTCAGCAGAGCTGTTGccaggaattacaaaaacttttcgatatatgttCTTGCGTTTCGCATTCTAACGCGGAAATCGAAAGAAGATTTTCACACTCAaaaatattgatgtctgatggaagatCCCGTCTCGgtgaaaacacattcaataatgcaaagaacatAATAAATGGAATGCTATTCTTCGACAATATGGTCACTAATTTTGTTTGTGATAAAAATctcattcttaaagcaaaatttgcacgacaggcttacgaagcgaagATGGACAAGAAAAGAAATGAAGAAGAAAATGCTCAAAGGAAACAAGATGaagaggaaaagaaagacattcagagtaaaatccgaCAACAAGAGAAGGCGCTGTCTCAGAAAGCAAAAGCTAAGCAGGAGGCGATGAatttaattgaaagagaaattaAAAAGATTAAATCAGATCATCCGGATGTGGcctaccttaaaattcttctttcCGAGAAGGAAAAGCTTGCCGAGCAAGAAGATATTGAAGCAAAAAAATTAGTTTCTCTGAAGTCTGTTTAG